CCGCGCTTTGTTATGGAATCAAGTTCCCGATCGGCTGGATCACGGCTCTAGTGCCGGATGGCGCCAGCTGGATCCTCGCGGTTCTGGTTTTCGTTGCGTATCTCGTGCTTCTGAAGCTCGCAGCAAGCGTTGAGGATCTGCACCCGGATGATCCGAACGCCAAGCATATTGTCCTTCCGGAAATCGCAGACATCTACAAATCCGGCCTCTACTACCTGCTGCCGATCGTTGTGCTTGTTTACTTCCTGATGATTGAGCAGAAGTCCCCGGGCCTCTCCGCCTTCTGGGCAACCACCCTCCTCTTCGTCATCCTTCTGACGCAGCGGCCGATCAAGGCGATTTTCCGCGGCGAAAACAAGATGGTCGAGGAATTCAAGGAAGGCGTTGTTGATCTCGCCAAAGGCATGATCGACGGGGCCCGCAACATGATCGGCATCGGCCTTGCTACAGCAACCGCCGGCATCATCGTCGGCACGGTGACCCTGACCGGTATCGGACAGGTTATGGCCGACCTCGTCGAGCTGGTGTCCGGTGGCAACCTTGTCCTGATGCTGGCCTTTGTCGGACTTCTTTCGCTGGTCCTCGGCATGGGGCTTCCGACCACGGCGAACTACATCGTGGTGTCCTCGCTGATGGCCGGTGTGGTTGTTGAGCTCGGCGCCCAATCCGGCCTGATCGTGCCGCTGATTGCGGTCCACCTGTTCGTCTTCTACTTCGGCATCATGGCGGATGTGACGCCCCCCGTGGGTCTTGCGTCCTTTGCCGCGGCAGCGGTGTCGGGCGGCGATGCTATCAAGACCGGCTTTACGGCGTTCTTCTATTCCCTCAGAACCATCGCCCTGCCGTTCGTCTTCATCTTCAACACCGATCTGCTTCTGATCGATGTCGGCTGGGGACAAGGCATTTTGGTCTTCATTATGGCAACGATAGCCATATTGGCCTTCACGGCCGGAACCATGGGGTATTTCGTCACCCGCTCGCGCATCTATGAAAGCATCGCTCTGGTGCTTGTTGCTTTCATCCTGTTCCGTCCGGACTTCTTCATGAACCGGATCCAGCCACCGTTCGAGATTGTTCAGCCGACCAGTTTCGTTGAGGCCGTTGGCAAGGCGAATCCGGGCGATGACATTCGGATAACCGTGAATGGCCCGGACTTTGATACCGGATCAAAAGCGGAGACCACCTTCATCCTCACAGTCGGCGATGAAGCTGATGCCGAGGCGCGCCTGTCGGCCGTCGGGCTGACTGTCTTTGACGAAGACGGGGTCATGAAAATGGATGAACCCTTCCCGGGCACACCGTTCTTCGAAACACTCGGCAACTTCGATTTCTACGGGGACGACCCGGTCCAGATCGCAAAAGCCCAGGTGTCTCTTGAGCAAATGCCGAAGGAGCTGATCTACATCCCGGGTCTTCTGCTGCTTGGCCTGATTTATCTGCTCCAACGCCCGCGGGCCCGTGTCGAGCGCAAGGAAATGGAAGGAGTTCCGGCATGAACAAGACCATTCTTTGCGCGGTCGATATCTCTCATCCGGAAGACCGCGAGGTCCTTCAGACCGCCGACAAACTCGCCCGGCTCGACAACGCCCAACTCGACGTGATCACCGTGGTGCCGAATTTCGGCGTGACGCTTGTCAGCTCCTATTTCGATGAGAACTTTCAGGATGAGATCGTCAACGACACACAAAACAAGCTGACGGATATTGTCGGCAGTGTCTTGGGCGAGGAGCGCAACAAGGAGATCCGGCATGTCGTTGCGACGGGTTCGATTTACGAAGAGATCCTGGAGCTGGCCAAACGGACCAACACGGATCTGATCGTGATTGGCGCCCATAAGCCGCAACTGCGGGAGTTCCTGCTTGGGCCAAACGCAGCCCGCGTTGTCCGGCACTCAAAGTGTTCGGTCTATGTCGTCAGGGTCTGATCTGACAGTGCAAAAACAAACAAAGGGCCGGGATTTCCGGCCCTTTGTTTAATTCAACTTCTTGAAGCGGACGTTCTGGATGTTGAGCGGCCCAACGGGCGTCATCAGGCTGGCTCTGTAGAGCAGAAGATACGGTTTGCCCGGCACCTCGGCCAAGTGGATCTCCATCGAGGTATTGGCTTCCAATTGCTGGATGGTCCTGCGGTTCGGCCTATGACCGGCTATCGCCTTGTAGCGCGCAGAGCACGTGAGGACGCCGCCGGAGTAGCCCTTCCGGCCACCGCGTTTTTGATACTTTGTCTTGTAATCGAGCACGAGGTCGTAGCGGTCGCGGCCATCATAAATCGGGATGGTGCGCTTGCAGCTGTCCGGGTGCAGGCCCTTCGGAGCTGGAAACAAAACCGCGGTCAGAGGATCAATGACCCCGCGCTTGTGTGTCTCGGTCACCTTGATCCGTTCGTTCATCCGGTCTTGGGCCGGGTGGATCTTGGTTCCCGTGACAGCGCCATTCGCCATCGAGAGTGAAACAGTGTTCGGTTTGCCATCTTCTTCCGCCTCCATTGAAAAAGAGGCGGGGCTCAGACCTTGCGGCGATACGGAGCCAGTCGCGAGCACATTGCCGGAGCCATCAGACACAAAATTGCCGAAGGCTGCCATCTTGCCTTGTCCGTGGATCTTGTAAGACTGGTCCTGAAGATCGATGGAAAGTGCCCCCTCCCCGATCTTCAACCCCGTCAGCGAGATGTCGTATTTCACATAAAGGCTGCTCGCCTCGACCGGCATGGCAACAAAGCAAAGTGCTGCGGCAAGTGATTTCAGGTGCATCGGGCTCCCCTTCGTTCCGGCTCCTCATCATTTCTGAAAAGGAGACTGCCCGATGATTTAGGCGCCAGTACGGAGAGTTGGTTCATCTGACATTCATCTTACCAGCGCCTCCACACACCTGATCGTTCAAAGAACGTTGCACAACGTTCCAAAGATAAGCGGATTTGGAAAGGATGCTGTTGCATTACCTCCGCTGGCGCCTATCTGATCGTAATAATGCGATGACTTGAGGTGTCACACCGTTTCATCGTGACGAGATCGACCAATATCCGGTTCTGGAGACATTGACCAAATGAGCGATACGACCACTTACACCCCGCCGAAAGTCTGGACCTGGGAGCAGCCGAGCGGCGGCCAGTTCGCCAGCATCAACCGGCCGGTCTCCGGTTCCACGCATGAGAAGGAATTGCCAGTTGGCAAGCATCCTTTGCAGCTCTATTCGCTTGCCACTCCCAACGGCGTCAAGGTCACCTTGATGCTGGAGGAACTGCTCGCCCTTGGCCACAAGGGCGCGGAATATGATGCATGGCTTATCAAGATTGGCGACGGCGATCAGTTTGGAAGCGGATTTGTCGGCGCAAACCCCAATTCCAAGATCCCGGCCCTGGTCGATCACAGCACACCTGCTAAAACCCGCGTCTTCGAATCTGCGTCGATCCTGATGTATCTCGCCGAGAAGTTTGGAGAATTCCTGCCGGCAGAAGGCCCTGAGCGGACAGAAACCCTCAACTGGCTGTTCTGGCAGATGGGCTCTGCGCCCTATCTCGGCGGCGGTTTCGGTCACTTCTACGCCTATGCGCCGGAGAAATTCCAGTATCCGATCGACCGCTTCTCCATGGAAACGAAGCGGCAGTTGGACGTGCTGGACAAGGCGCTCGCCGAGCGGCCCTTCATTGCCGGTGACAA
This window of the Roseibium alexandrii DFL-11 genome carries:
- the yghU gene encoding glutathione-dependent disulfide-bond oxidoreductase, giving the protein MSDTTTYTPPKVWTWEQPSGGQFASINRPVSGSTHEKELPVGKHPLQLYSLATPNGVKVTLMLEELLALGHKGAEYDAWLIKIGDGDQFGSGFVGANPNSKIPALVDHSTPAKTRVFESASILMYLAEKFGEFLPAEGPERTETLNWLFWQMGSAPYLGGGFGHFYAYAPEKFQYPIDRFSMETKRQLDVLDKALAERPFIAGDNYSIADMAIWPWYGGLVLGRLYSAAEFLSVHEYKNLVAWAEKIDARPAAIRGRMVNRVFGDESGQLAERHDAADIDAQLEIAKAAAE
- a CDS encoding universal stress protein: MNKTILCAVDISHPEDREVLQTADKLARLDNAQLDVITVVPNFGVTLVSSYFDENFQDEIVNDTQNKLTDIVGSVLGEERNKEIRHVVATGSIYEEILELAKRTNTDLIVIGAHKPQLREFLLGPNAARVVRHSKCSVYVVRV
- a CDS encoding DUF3108 domain-containing protein, encoding MHLKSLAAALCFVAMPVEASSLYVKYDISLTGLKIGEGALSIDLQDQSYKIHGQGKMAAFGNFVSDGSGNVLATGSVSPQGLSPASFSMEAEEDGKPNTVSLSMANGAVTGTKIHPAQDRMNERIKVTETHKRGVIDPLTAVLFPAPKGLHPDSCKRTIPIYDGRDRYDLVLDYKTKYQKRGGRKGYSGGVLTCSARYKAIAGHRPNRRTIQQLEANTSMEIHLAEVPGKPYLLLYRASLMTPVGPLNIQNVRFKKLN
- a CDS encoding TRAP transporter permease produces the protein MSEEYQANKKAGSSGLSEEELQEMVAASDSGSRNPAGPIGLFLAAVALAWSAFQVLLASPLSNYILPSDLINNSRQVHLSFAIFLAFMAYPALKSSPRHHIPIQDWILALSGAFLALYGLFFYEKIVNNGGLADHVDKWFALAGILILFEAARRTLGPAMAIVATIFLLYVFFGSSQWVPEVMRWKGASLQKAMSHMWITSEGVFGIALGVSTKFVFLFVLFGALLDKAGAGNYFIKMAFAALGHLKGGPAKAAVVGSAATGLISGSSIANVVTTGTFTIPLMKRVGFTNEQAGSVEVASSVNGQIMPPVMGAAAFLMVEYVGISYVEVITHAFLPAVISYIALVYIVHLEAVKRNMPTIGHKTVSTLRTVLGMFFFFAGFAALCYGIKFPIGWITALVPDGASWILAVLVFVAYLVLLKLAASVEDLHPDDPNAKHIVLPEIADIYKSGLYYLLPIVVLVYFLMIEQKSPGLSAFWATTLLFVILLTQRPIKAIFRGENKMVEEFKEGVVDLAKGMIDGARNMIGIGLATATAGIIVGTVTLTGIGQVMADLVELVSGGNLVLMLAFVGLLSLVLGMGLPTTANYIVVSSLMAGVVVELGAQSGLIVPLIAVHLFVFYFGIMADVTPPVGLASFAAAAVSGGDAIKTGFTAFFYSLRTIALPFVFIFNTDLLLIDVGWGQGILVFIMATIAILAFTAGTMGYFVTRSRIYESIALVLVAFILFRPDFFMNRIQPPFEIVQPTSFVEAVGKANPGDDIRITVNGPDFDTGSKAETTFILTVGDEADAEARLSAVGLTVFDEDGVMKMDEPFPGTPFFETLGNFDFYGDDPVQIAKAQVSLEQMPKELIYIPGLLLLGLIYLLQRPRARVERKEMEGVPA